In Patulibacter sp. SYSU D01012, a single window of DNA contains:
- a CDS encoding baseplate J/gp47 family protein: MSTPLDDDGELLAFGAPIATDADEIEQEIHDEIRDRIPGWDPLPTHPIRHLAGAVAALAADSRDALQAQLRRNLLSLLGMLFGIPRMDGTAASSTVTIRARDTLGHTARGPIPLALGDVSLEIPGDLVVPVGSDTVTVTVICTEPGDAPNGATGTLELDALDWLAETDPVVLDAPLFGGEPAEGDSQYGRRMVDELQTMSRALILPRDYSIAARRHPGIAYAWTLPHYRPGDTPEQDDPNAVFHVATVAANAAGGAISGGTRLEAEADFAARLLDGVTHHLLDPIHVPVDVTAVVIRRAGWEKDVVQAAAEAHLTAVLSPAGWADADAGDDPNPIPPRYVHANELVARLDEPESIDVVQSLKIGDGTKARIDFGVRELPTPGEITVTVIDAADADA; this comes from the coding sequence ATGAGCACCCCCCTCGACGACGACGGCGAGCTGCTCGCCTTCGGCGCGCCGATCGCCACCGACGCCGACGAGATCGAGCAGGAGATCCACGACGAGATCCGTGATCGCATCCCCGGCTGGGACCCGCTTCCCACCCACCCGATCCGGCACCTGGCCGGCGCCGTCGCCGCGCTCGCCGCGGACTCCCGCGACGCCCTCCAGGCGCAGCTGCGCCGGAACCTGCTGAGCCTCCTGGGGATGCTCTTCGGCATCCCGCGCATGGACGGCACGGCCGCGTCGTCGACCGTCACGATCCGCGCCCGCGACACCCTCGGCCACACGGCCCGCGGCCCCATCCCGCTCGCGCTCGGCGACGTGTCGCTCGAGATCCCCGGCGACCTCGTCGTGCCCGTCGGCTCGGACACCGTCACCGTGACGGTGATCTGCACCGAGCCCGGCGACGCCCCGAACGGGGCAACCGGGACGCTCGAGCTCGACGCGCTCGACTGGCTGGCCGAGACCGATCCCGTCGTCCTCGACGCGCCGCTCTTCGGCGGCGAGCCGGCGGAGGGCGACAGCCAGTACGGCCGCCGGATGGTCGACGAGCTGCAGACGATGTCGCGGGCGCTGATCCTGCCGCGCGACTACTCGATCGCGGCGCGGCGGCACCCCGGCATCGCGTACGCCTGGACGCTGCCGCACTACCGCCCCGGCGACACGCCGGAGCAGGACGACCCCAACGCGGTCTTCCACGTCGCGACGGTCGCCGCCAACGCGGCCGGCGGCGCGATCTCCGGCGGCACCCGGCTCGAAGCCGAGGCCGACTTCGCCGCGCGGCTGCTGGACGGCGTCACGCATCACCTGCTCGACCCGATCCACGTGCCGGTCGACGTCACCGCCGTCGTCATCCGCCGCGCCGGCTGGGAGAAGGACGTCGTCCAGGCCGCCGCCGAAGCCCACCTCACGGCCGTGCTCAGCCCCGCCGGCTGGGCCGACGCCGACGCGGGCGACGACCCGAACCCGATCCCGCCGCGGTACGTCCACGCCAACGAGCTCGTCGCCCGCCTGGACGAGCCGGAGAGCATCGACGTCGTCCAGAGCCTGAAGATCGGCGACGGCACGAAGGCGCGGATCGACTTCGGCGTCCGCGAGCTGCCCACCCCGGGCGAGATCACCGTCACCGTCATCGACGCGGCGGACGCCGATGCCTGA